One window of the Streptomyces sp. ITFR-21 genome contains the following:
- a CDS encoding FAD-dependent oxidoreductase gives MTERLVVVGGDATGMSAASQARRRRPAADLEIVAFERGRHTSYSACGIPYWIGGDTAGPDALIARTPQQHRARDIDVRLGTEVTELDLPAGRVRSRDPEGHEEWTGYDHLVIATGAVPVRPDIAGIDAPGVYGVQTLDDGEAVLKGLDRAGVRQAVVVGGGYIGVEMAEAMLRHGLDVTLVDRAEQPMTTLDPDMGRLVRDALEGLGVAVVSGAVVREVLTGDGGRVRAVATDRGEFPADIVVLGLGVRPCTALARAAGLPLGPHGGLLTDRSMRVRGTERVWAGGDCVEVRNLVSGALQHIALGTHANKHGRIIGTNIGGGYATFPGVVGTAVSKVCDVELARTGLKESQARGAGLEFVTAVIESTSRAGYYPDAAPMTVKMIAERGTGRLLGVQIVGREGAAKRVDVAAVALTAGMTVGQMVDLDLGYAPPFSPVWDPVLVAARKAADAVAADIRKA, from the coding sequence ATGACGGAACGTCTGGTCGTGGTCGGCGGCGACGCCACCGGCATGTCCGCGGCCTCGCAGGCGCGGCGCCGCAGACCCGCCGCCGACCTGGAGATCGTCGCCTTCGAACGCGGTCGGCACACCTCGTACTCCGCCTGCGGCATCCCCTACTGGATCGGCGGCGACACCGCCGGCCCAGACGCCCTGATCGCCAGGACCCCGCAGCAGCACCGGGCCCGGGACATCGACGTGCGGCTCGGAACCGAGGTGACCGAGTTGGACCTGCCGGCGGGCCGGGTACGCAGCCGGGACCCCGAAGGCCACGAGGAGTGGACCGGCTACGACCACCTGGTGATCGCGACCGGTGCCGTACCCGTACGCCCGGACATTGCCGGTATCGACGCGCCCGGCGTCTACGGAGTGCAGACACTGGACGACGGCGAGGCCGTACTGAAAGGCCTGGACCGAGCCGGGGTCCGGCAGGCCGTGGTGGTCGGCGGCGGCTACATCGGCGTCGAGATGGCCGAGGCGATGCTGCGCCACGGCCTGGACGTCACCCTGGTGGACCGGGCCGAGCAGCCGATGACCACCCTCGACCCCGACATGGGCCGGCTGGTCCGCGACGCCCTGGAGGGCCTCGGTGTGGCGGTCGTGTCGGGCGCCGTCGTCCGCGAGGTGCTGACCGGCGACGGCGGCCGGGTGCGCGCCGTCGCCACCGACCGCGGCGAGTTCCCCGCTGACATCGTGGTGCTGGGCCTCGGCGTCCGCCCCTGCACCGCGCTGGCCCGCGCGGCGGGGCTGCCACTGGGACCGCACGGCGGCCTGCTCACCGACCGCTCTATGCGGGTCCGCGGGACCGAACGGGTGTGGGCGGGCGGCGACTGTGTGGAGGTGCGCAACCTGGTCTCCGGGGCCCTCCAGCACATCGCGCTCGGCACCCACGCCAACAAGCACGGTCGGATCATCGGCACCAACATCGGCGGCGGCTACGCCACCTTCCCGGGTGTCGTCGGCACCGCCGTCAGCAAGGTGTGCGACGTGGAGCTGGCCCGTACCGGTCTGAAGGAGTCCCAGGCGCGCGGCGCCGGGCTGGAGTTCGTCACCGCCGTCATCGAGTCGACCAGCCGGGCCGGCTACTACCCGGACGCGGCCCCGATGACCGTCAAGATGATCGCCGAACGCGGCACCGGCCGGCTGCTCGGTGTGCAGATCGTCGGCCGCGAGGGCGCGGCGAAACGCGTCGACGTCGCGGCGGTCGCGCTCACCGCGGGCATGACCGTCGGGCAGATGGTCGACCTGGACCTCGGCTACGCACCGCCCTTCTCACCGGTGTGGGACCCGGTGCTGGTCGCGGCGCGCAAGGCGGCGGACGCGGTCGCGGCGGACATCAGGAAGGCGTGA